A genomic window from Salvia hispanica cultivar TCC Black 2014 chromosome 5, UniMelb_Shisp_WGS_1.0, whole genome shotgun sequence includes:
- the LOC125186144 gene encoding U-box domain-containing protein 62-like isoform X1: MASEKLGIVPSQQILNQHPQLVFPEAFACTPPPPHRRPSAAADPAPKAATRELTASFLDHHHYFNPQPSQFRHQWNASTRTSGGDAVEPGDVDDDNDDDEDNDGDDEEEEEEEVGNDMENIVTVAKACDSNQKDRYSANSNSHKMKHISSLGFKDANMGQSGKYYSQYLNGAEGPSTSSGQKEIPTAENGCGFSGSKECSHLSESGDSLRATFLDPLTGTLMEEAMILPCGHSFGSDGIQQVVRMKACYTCSQPVSEDRIMPNLSLRAAVQAFIREEESHVNYVPKRRRERYDLQKGTFVDSMLTDQPRAKGVQFPFSVMDRVIIKGNKRTPQRFVGREAIVTTQCLNGWYVVKTLDNAESVKLQYRSLAKVSESPSSKPLPMKATPNWL, encoded by the exons ATGGCATCTGAAAAGTTGGGAATAGTCCCCTCCCAACAAATTCTCAACCAGCATCCCCAGCTAGTCTTCCCAGAAGCTTTCGCCTGCACTCCTCCACCGCCGCATCGCCgtccctccgccgccgctgaTCCCGCTCCAAAAGCTGCCACCCGAGAGCTCACCGCCTCCTTCCTCGATCACCACCACTATTTCAACCCTCAGCCGTCCCAATTCCGCCACCAATGGAATGCCAGCACCCGCACCTCTGGCGGTGACGCGGTGGAGCCTGGTGACGTGGACGACGACAACGATGATGACGAAGACAACGACGGGGAcgatgaggaggaggaggaggaagaagttGGAAATGATATGGAGAATATTGTTACTGTTGCTAAAGCATGTGACAGCAATCAGAAAGATAGGTATAGTGCTAACAGTAATAGTCACAAGATGAAACACATTTCATCATTAG GTTTCAAAGATGCAAATATGGGACAGTCTGGAAAATACTACTCGCAGTATTTGAATGGGGCAGAGGGTCCCAGCACTTCATCGGGGCAGAAGGAGATTCCAACCGCAGAGAATGGTTGTGGATTTAGTGGAAGTAAGGAGTGCTCACATCTAAGTGAATCGGGGGATTCCTTGAGGGCTACCTTTTTGGACCCGCTAAC CGGGACACTTATGGAAGAAGCTATGATATTACCTTGTGGGCATTCCTTCGGCAGTGATGGAATACAACAAGTTGTTAGAATG AAAGCTTGCTATACATGCTCGCAACCAGTGTCAGAGGACAGAATTATGCCAAACCTCT CTCTACGCGCAGCTGTTCAGGCTTTCATTAGGGAAGAAGAATCACATGTTAATTATGtgccaaaaagaagaagagaaagataTGATCTG CAGAAGGGGACATTTGTTGATTCTATGCTCACAGATCAGCCAAGGGCAAAAGGTGTCCAGTTCCCATTTTCCGTTATGGATCGAGTTATAATAAAG GGTAACAAGAGAACACCTCAACGATTTGTGGGGCGTGAGGCAATTGTTACCACTCAGTGCTTGAATGGATG GTACGTGGTGAAGACTTTGGATAATGCAGAAAGCGTGAAGCTTCAATATCGCTCGCTAGCTAAAGTTTCAGAGAGTCCATCTTCAAAGCCACTACCAATGAAGGCGACACCTAACTGGTTGTAG
- the LOC125186144 gene encoding U-box domain-containing protein 62-like isoform X2 → MASEKLGIVPSQQILNQHPQLVFPEAFACTPPPPHRRPSAAADPAPKAATRELTASFLDHHHYFNPQPSQFRHQWNASTRTSGGDAVEPGDVDDDNDDDEDNDGDDEEEEEEEVGNDMENIVTVAKACDSNQKDRYSANSNSHKMKHISSLGFKDANMGQSGKYYSQYLNGAEGPSTSSGQKEIPTAENGCGFSGSKECSHLSESGDSLRATFLDPLTGTLMEEAMILPCGHSFGSDGIQQVVRMKACYTCSQPVSEDRIMPNLSLRAAVQAFIREEESHVNYVPKRRRERYDLKGTFVDSMLTDQPRAKGVQFPFSVMDRVIIKGNKRTPQRFVGREAIVTTQCLNGWYVVKTLDNAESVKLQYRSLAKVSESPSSKPLPMKATPNWL, encoded by the exons ATGGCATCTGAAAAGTTGGGAATAGTCCCCTCCCAACAAATTCTCAACCAGCATCCCCAGCTAGTCTTCCCAGAAGCTTTCGCCTGCACTCCTCCACCGCCGCATCGCCgtccctccgccgccgctgaTCCCGCTCCAAAAGCTGCCACCCGAGAGCTCACCGCCTCCTTCCTCGATCACCACCACTATTTCAACCCTCAGCCGTCCCAATTCCGCCACCAATGGAATGCCAGCACCCGCACCTCTGGCGGTGACGCGGTGGAGCCTGGTGACGTGGACGACGACAACGATGATGACGAAGACAACGACGGGGAcgatgaggaggaggaggaggaagaagttGGAAATGATATGGAGAATATTGTTACTGTTGCTAAAGCATGTGACAGCAATCAGAAAGATAGGTATAGTGCTAACAGTAATAGTCACAAGATGAAACACATTTCATCATTAG GTTTCAAAGATGCAAATATGGGACAGTCTGGAAAATACTACTCGCAGTATTTGAATGGGGCAGAGGGTCCCAGCACTTCATCGGGGCAGAAGGAGATTCCAACCGCAGAGAATGGTTGTGGATTTAGTGGAAGTAAGGAGTGCTCACATCTAAGTGAATCGGGGGATTCCTTGAGGGCTACCTTTTTGGACCCGCTAAC CGGGACACTTATGGAAGAAGCTATGATATTACCTTGTGGGCATTCCTTCGGCAGTGATGGAATACAACAAGTTGTTAGAATG AAAGCTTGCTATACATGCTCGCAACCAGTGTCAGAGGACAGAATTATGCCAAACCTCT CTCTACGCGCAGCTGTTCAGGCTTTCATTAGGGAAGAAGAATCACATGTTAATTATGtgccaaaaagaagaagagaaagataTGATCTG AAGGGGACATTTGTTGATTCTATGCTCACAGATCAGCCAAGGGCAAAAGGTGTCCAGTTCCCATTTTCCGTTATGGATCGAGTTATAATAAAG GGTAACAAGAGAACACCTCAACGATTTGTGGGGCGTGAGGCAATTGTTACCACTCAGTGCTTGAATGGATG GTACGTGGTGAAGACTTTGGATAATGCAGAAAGCGTGAAGCTTCAATATCGCTCGCTAGCTAAAGTTTCAGAGAGTCCATCTTCAAAGCCACTACCAATGAAGGCGACACCTAACTGGTTGTAG